The DNA segment GGCCGAGTTTACCCGCCGGTAGGGTGTCGTAAGGTTGCGTATCTTTTGGCCCTTGCTATCGTAGCACGCCTTCTGCAGCGGGCTGATGGCCGGTATGCCCACCATTGTGAGCAGATCGGTCAGCATCGAAGCCTTCACCTTTGTATCGAGCGGCGTATCACACCCGAGTGACGGCGAGAGGTTCACCTCCAGCAGCCACGGTTTAAGCATATCGTCGATCAGGATGTCGAACCCATACAGCTCGAAACAATTGCCAATGTGCGGCACAAACATGCGGCATGCCGACACGATTGGTTGCGTACAGGAGAAAATTGCCTTGATTATCAAATCCTCGATCGCGAGCATTAGCTGCTCGGTGTTGCAGCCCTGGCTGCGGAGGTGCCTCAACAGCGCACTCAGTGTCCACTTGTGCCCGACATCTTCCTCGCCCGCGTTGCTCGACTTTATGTAATCGGTGTGGTACTTGTTGATGCTGTAGTTGCACAGGTGCATGCACGGATTCCAGAGGTTTTCTGCCGTCCTGTCGTACTTGACCGTCGCCAACCGGACCAGACCCTCTTCGTAGATGTAGATGATGAGCGGATCGAACGAGGTCACGGCAACGTAGATGCGTATGTCACACTTGTGCCCGTCAATGCAAAGCGGATCGGAAATGTACTTTGCCACCACGACCTGCTCGAACGACGATATCTGATCCGGCTGCAATTGTCCGTTAAAACCAAAGGCATGGAACGTTAAAACAACACAGAACAATTAGCCAACCATCGTATCAACTGACGAATCGTTTTCCTACACTTTCCTTACCGAGTTTACAATGAAAATTCCACGACCTCGGCTAGATGCAACCGGTTTTACGATCCACGGACCGCGGCATTTGTTGTGCGCTGCTATGAGTTCCTTGTAGTCCTGTGGCAGTAGAAATGACTGTGGAACAATGTCGAAATGTTTGTAGCCCCGAAGATGCTGCATCCGCTCGATGTTTTTGTACAGACGATCTTTGCGGGTCAGTTCGTAGGatctaaaatgaaaaaagacaATATTAAAAAACGACCCTGCTCTCCTGTTATGAGCAAATAATCGAAAGCGTGATGCTGCTTCACACCCACCTGGGAAAATGATTCACTCTTTGATACGGGGCTAAATTACGCAATATGTCCGGCTTCAGGTGTATTCCCGTCCACAGCAGATTGAAGTCATTGCACTCCGGGCCACTCTCGCCCATGCCGTGCGCATTCAAAATCTTTCGCAGCAGTCGCGTCTCGGTGTTGATGAACTTGTAGCAAATGTTAAGCTGGGCGGCAGGCATTTCCGTTTTCATCGGCGCTGTTTGCTGATTCTCCTTGTTTTCCTCCTTTTGCTTGCGCTGGGCGGCCAGCTTCTTATCCAGCGCAGCCATCGCCAGCGAGGGTTCGGATTTGGAGGTCGACATTTCCGTGTCAATCTCGTCTCCCGAGCCTCCCTTCACGCTCGACATGGACGCATTGCTGAGCGAgctggacgaggaggacgactCCAGTTGGCGTTTTTTGGGTTTATTTGTGCGCGCCGCTTCGCCGACAGTCGGCTTGCCCTTGGCAGGACTTGACTCCTCTTGCGACGTTGTACCGGCATCCGTTTCATCTCCaccctcctcgtcgtcgttaCCCTCACCTTCTTCCTCGTCGATCTCCTCGTCCTGCACGTCCACATCCCGTGCTGCAGTTTCCTCATCCTGGTCTACCTCAtcctcatcgtcatcgtcttcCTCCTCTCCATCTTCGCCATCCTCCTCGTCTTCTTCGTCCTCGGTAGTGGTACTGCTTCTGCTCGGTGCCGTTCCGCGCGTTTTTCGCTGTACGTTAAAATTTTTCGGCAGTGAAGAATGGGTGGCAGTGGCGGTGGATGATTTGCTTGCGCTCTTTAGCTCGGCCAGCCGAGCGGTTGTTGCGCTACCGGTAGCTACAGGATCGGTTGGGCACGAGCTGGACGTAGCGTCCGACGATGATGTGGCAGAGGGGCTGCCCCCGGGAGACAGATCCGTGCCATTCTCTGAAACCGCCGGCGAAAGAGCGTAGGTACGAAATGCCAGAACGGCGTCTTTGCCACCCGGTGGACCGCCGATGACCCATGGGTTGGGAGTAGTTGGTATGGTTTTTTTGGCactgaaagaagaaaacagcGCTGTGTTAGACTCGGTCTATTGAGTTCATCGCATAATAGAAACAAAAGCATCAATAATATCATTAAAATAGCATAAGTCCACAAAACTTATTGGAATGTCCCCTAGCTTGAGTTTCCACTTTCGTCAATCAGTTTTCCAACCGTCGTCCCTGTCGTAAATTTGTTCGATGCAGTGCCCGACGTCATAAATAATCATCCCCAAAATTC comes from the Anopheles coluzzii chromosome 2, AcolN3, whole genome shotgun sequence genome and includes:
- the LOC120948449 gene encoding tubulin polyglutamylase TTLL5 isoform X2, which encodes MKSKRSRSFRFASSAKKTIPTTPNPWVIGGPPGGKDAVLAFRTYALSPAVSENGTDLSPGGSPSATSSSDATSSSCPTDPVATGSATTARLAELKSASKSSTATATHSSLPKNFNVQRKTRGTAPSRSSTTTEDEEDEEDGEDGEEEDDDDEDEVDQDEETAARDVDVQDEEIDEEEGEGNDDEEGGDETDAGTTSQEESSPAKGKPTVGEAARTNKPKKRQLESSSSSSSLSNASMSSVKGGSGDEIDTEMSTSKSEPSLAMAALDKKLAAQRKQKEENKENQQTAPMKTEMPAAQLNICYKFINTETRLLRKILNAHGMGESGPECNDFNLLWTGIHLKPDILRNLAPYQRVNHFPRSYELTRKDRLYKNIERMQHLRGYKHFDIVPQSFLLPQDYKELIAAHNKCRGPWIVKPVASSRGRGIFIVNSPDQISSFEQVVVAKYISDPLCIDGHKCDIRIYVAVTSFDPLIIYIYEEGLVRLATVKYDRTAENLWNPCMHLCNYSINKYHTDYIKSSNAGEEDVGHKWTLSALLRHLRSQGCNTEQLMLAIEDLIIKAIFSCTQPIVSACRMFVPHIGNCFELYGFDILIDDMLKPWLLEVNLSPSLGCDTPLDTKVKASMLTDLLTMVGIPAISPLQKACYDSKGQKIRNLTTPYRRVNSADFVHTTSGRKEGAGTGGSGQQQQGKGDGGGKLQTTLSALTAEELKIVRFARSQYERRGGFVRIFPTSDSMNRYGSLLDPITGIPTSAITSSSSGTYLMIIPHNYNQMLHSQLFPPGSETENRIVHRIQKYERALESSLPITIGPKHAAPKCVDEAKRLRLQVRKLIENGHEMSILQARRAFGFYLEYILKRLSSEPKHSHEELIMKFLYRVGAHMKTPFFFRNFGNKALGKDRGAMVAKQLGDYLHLYNKETESYVDVFDIVGMLPIKLFDDFLMQAGEADLESVLTLHTNLTQQMPFLYSGCSTSVPPAPPIPVGAHGFLKALPSMAPGGANKELIRLDPFYRRVESRLPLGARVSGLSEVRGAGGAGESKSSARLSPMKKKPPIGSMVKSSREREQRSNWLY
- the LOC120948449 gene encoding tubulin polyglutamylase TTLL5 isoform X1, which translates into the protein MLSTASGINYNNKLIVCGRKLNGYSSLDLFVMPITDKPRLNHSQNAKKTIPTTPNPWVIGGPPGGKDAVLAFRTYALSPAVSENGTDLSPGGSPSATSSSDATSSSCPTDPVATGSATTARLAELKSASKSSTATATHSSLPKNFNVQRKTRGTAPSRSSTTTEDEEDEEDGEDGEEEDDDDEDEVDQDEETAARDVDVQDEEIDEEEGEGNDDEEGGDETDAGTTSQEESSPAKGKPTVGEAARTNKPKKRQLESSSSSSSLSNASMSSVKGGSGDEIDTEMSTSKSEPSLAMAALDKKLAAQRKQKEENKENQQTAPMKTEMPAAQLNICYKFINTETRLLRKILNAHGMGESGPECNDFNLLWTGIHLKPDILRNLAPYQRVNHFPRSYELTRKDRLYKNIERMQHLRGYKHFDIVPQSFLLPQDYKELIAAHNKCRGPWIVKPVASSRGRGIFIVNSPDQISSFEQVVVAKYISDPLCIDGHKCDIRIYVAVTSFDPLIIYIYEEGLVRLATVKYDRTAENLWNPCMHLCNYSINKYHTDYIKSSNAGEEDVGHKWTLSALLRHLRSQGCNTEQLMLAIEDLIIKAIFSCTQPIVSACRMFVPHIGNCFELYGFDILIDDMLKPWLLEVNLSPSLGCDTPLDTKVKASMLTDLLTMVGIPAISPLQKACYDSKGQKIRNLTTPYRRVNSADFVHTTSGRKEGAGTGGSGQQQQGKGDGGGKLQTTLSALTAEELKIVRFARSQYERRGGFVRIFPTSDSMNRYGSLLDPITGIPTSAITSSSSGTYLMIIPHNYNQMLHSQLFPPGSETENRIVHRIQKYERALESSLPITIGPKHAAPKCVDEAKRLRLQVRKLIENGHEMSILQARRAFGFYLEYILKRLSSEPKHSHEELIMKFLYRVGAHMKTPFFFRNFGNKALGKDRGAMVAKQLGDYLHLYNKETESYVDVFDIVGMLPIKLFDDFLMQAGEADLESVLTLHTNLTQQMPFLYSGCSTSVPPAPPIPVGAHGFLKALPSMAPGGANKELIRLDPFYRRVESRLPLGARVSGLSEVRGAGGAGESKSSARLSPMKKKPPIGSMVKSSREREQRSNWLY